A genomic stretch from Candidatus Ancaeobacter aquaticus includes:
- a CDS encoding mechanosensitive ion channel, giving the protein MQKAVETSKEIVVSSVEKYYDVLVIYMHKTIEAICILFIGWIGALLIRKIVTKLFKAFGIDVIAENTGLKSFMVRNGINKNISALIGVAFYWLIILVALVMVFNTYEMQAASNVLWLVAVYIPRIIIAVVIIAIGLRLGQILGVIVDTRARNANIAFASVLGKIANVSIIGLAIMIALEYLSIAPIFISQLFVFIFCIVPLIAAIVIAVAGKDVLSNVFAGKMIKKTYAVGEEINADSVSGTIVSIDIMTTKLENGNQEIIVPNTELAKKVIKRNKS; this is encoded by the coding sequence ATGCAAAAAGCAGTTGAAACCAGTAAGGAAATAGTAGTCAGTAGCGTTGAAAAATATTATGACGTTCTAGTCATCTATATGCATAAAACGATAGAAGCGATATGTATACTTTTTATAGGGTGGATAGGAGCGTTACTGATTAGAAAAATTGTGACAAAACTTTTTAAGGCATTTGGAATAGATGTTATCGCTGAGAATACAGGCCTAAAGAGTTTCATGGTGCGTAACGGGATCAATAAAAATATTTCTGCATTGATTGGGGTAGCGTTTTACTGGCTTATTATACTTGTTGCACTAGTTATGGTGTTTAACACTTATGAAATGCAGGCTGCATCAAATGTTTTGTGGTTAGTTGCTGTATATATTCCACGTATCATTATTGCAGTTGTCATAATTGCTATTGGTTTGCGTTTAGGGCAGATATTAGGTGTCATTGTTGATACTCGGGCACGTAACGCAAATATTGCCTTTGCATCAGTTCTTGGGAAAATCGCTAATGTTTCGATCATAGGCCTTGCTATAATGATAGCTCTTGAGTACTTAAGTATTGCTCCCATATTTATCAGTCAGTTATTTGTCTTTATATTCTGTATTGTGCCACTTATAGCAGCAATTGTAATTGCCGTTGCAGGTAAGGATGTACTCTCAAATGTATTTGCTGGGAAAATGATCAAAAAGACATATGCAGTCGGTGAAGAAATTAATGCAGATTCAGTTAGCGGAACAATTGTTTCAATTGATATAATGACAACAAAATTGGAAAATGGTAATCAGGAAATCATAGTACCCAATACAGAATTAGCA